In Oryza brachyantha chromosome 2, ObraRS2, whole genome shotgun sequence, a single window of DNA contains:
- the LOC102722551 gene encoding lysine-rich arabinogalactan protein 19 — MGSTSSPSSPPPPMIGRAGNLTVFITPPSPASKPRSSRRSESLRSGLSTPAPALRTPASPSPSLSSDQKTASPPAIPMKFSPHAAPVKAPPHPVQVPPPQYEKASAEGKHDGSTFGFFWDALARVQEAHASLDEYVANWFGLDQSKYQWALNDYYESTGKEVESGKPGKPKDLIASKVQKV, encoded by the exons ATGGgctccacctcctcgccgtcctccccgccgccgccgatgatTGGGAGGGCGGGCAACCTCACCGTCTTCatcacgccgccgtcgccggccagcAAGCCGCGCTCCTCGCGTCGGTCAGAGTCCCTGCGGTCGGGTCTCTCTACCCCGGCACCGGCTCTGCGCAcgcccgcgtcgccatcgccgtcccTCTCGTCGGATCAGAAGACGGCGAGTCCGCCCGCAATCCCGATGAAGTTCTCCCCTCATGCGGCTCCAGTGAAGGCCCCTCCTCATCCAGTGCAGGTGCCCCCGCCACAGTACGAGAAGGCCTCTGCGGAGGGTAAGCACGACGGATCGACGTTTGGTTTCTTCTGGGACGCCCTTGCGCGCGTGCAGGAAG CGCACGCCAGCCTCGACGAATACGTGGCGAACTGGTTTGGCCTGGATCAATCCAAGTACCAATGGGCGCTCAACGACTACTATGAGAGCACCGGCAAG GAAGTGGAGTCTGGCAAACCTGGCAAGCCGAAGGACCTAATCGCTAGCAAAGTGCAGAAAGTTTAG